Genomic window (Synergistaceae bacterium):
CTACGTAGACAAGCAGACGGCCCTGCCAAGCTCGGCGGTGCAGGTCTGCGTCATCGACAGCCTCGTGGCCTTCCTCGCCGGACTCGTCATCTTCCCGGCGGTCTTTGCGTTCGGAGTTGACGCTGGTGCGGGCCCCGGTCTGACCTTCGTCACTCTTCCCTCGGTCTTCGCCATGATGCCCGGCGGAATGATCTGGTCCGCCCTCTTCTTCCTGCTCCTCTTTATCGCCGCCCTCACCTCGGCCATCTCGCTTCTCGAGGTCTGCGCCGCGTACTTCATCGACCAGGGATGGACCAGGCCCAAGGCCGCAGTCATCATGGGTTTCCTCATTTTCCTACTGGGCGTGCCTTGCGCTACCTCCCTGTCGGGAGCACCCAAGGTCTACGGCAAGGACTTCTTCGACGCGATGGACTTCCTTTCCTCCAACGTCCTCCTTCCGCTCGGCGGAGTCTTCATCTCCCTGTTCGTGGGCTGGTTCTGGACGGACGACGCCCGCAAGGAGGTCACCAACGAGGGCACGATTGGATTCGGTCTCATGGAGATCTGGATCTGGATATGCCGCGTGGTTGCCCCTGCGGCCATCCTCTACATCTTCTACACCGGCCTTAAGTGGTAACCACACCGCGGCGAGTGGATAAGGCAAGACAAGTATGATGCGCTTCCATTAGGAGGCCTGGGCGGCGATCGAACCCTGTGAGGGGAGCGACGCCGCCCGCTTTTTTTATGTTGGTTTGGCGAAAAGGCTTGACGCGCTTTTTTCTATGTGTGAAAATGAGTGCGCCTACGGATGAAGGCAGCAAGAGAGACTCTCCTGCAAAGTAGGAGAGCGCCGAAGGGGCAATGCCACCCGGGAGGGGGCGGAAACTCTCAGGCGAAAGGATTGCGGCTGGACGGGCCTCTGAAGAATATAATAGCTCCCCCCGAAGGGGCTATGCGACAGAGAGTTGAACCAACCTTGCTCCGCTTCTTCGAGGAGGCGTTAGGATGGCCTGTCGCAGCGTTCTTGTGACCAACAATCCATTTCTTAAAAACAGATCGTCGGCATGCGATTTCATCGACGGTTCATCTCTGGATGTCCTGAGACGAACAAGGGACCTGGTTCACATGGGATGGGTCCTCCTCACGCACCCTCTGTATGGCAACCTTAGGCCGCATCAACACCCCTATCGCTCTGTACTTTTGGAAGGGCCCCGAGGCGGCGCAGCCTCGACGGATCAGCTGTCGCTTGAGTACATTGAAAACGCGATAGCCGTCTTCTCCGCGCCCTCGGCGCGCATCATGAGGCCGGAGGACGCCCCGCCCGATGTCAGGGGGGATTTTGCACTCATCGACGCGGAGCTGATGAAAGAGAGTCTTTCCCGGTACGGGATTGTCTGATTGTCACTGTTTCAGTTCTTAACAAAGGGGGTGAATGTCAATGGTCGAACTGACAAAGGAGAACTTCGACGCCGAGGTCAAGGAGAGCGCCCTTCCGGTGCTGGTTGACTTCTGGGGCCCGAAATGCGGTCCCTGCATGGCGCTGCTTCCCAACGTCAAGGAGATGGCGAAGGAGTACGAGGGCAAGGTCAAGTTCTGCTCCGTGGATATTTCCGGGAACCGCAGGGTCGCGATCGCCAACAAGGTCATGGGGCTTCCAGCCTTCCTGTTCTGGAAGGGGGGAGAGGAGGTGGCCCGCATCAGCGGTGGCGAGGTCACTCTGGAGAAGATCAAGGAGAACGTCGAGGGGCTTTTGAAGTAGCCTTCGGCATCTGAAAAGGGGGGAAAAAGACAGCATGAAACTAGAGCTGCACAGGGTGAAGGTGAACAGGCTGGCCTGGGGCGACAGGACCTTTGCCGAGAACGGAGTTCTAACGGTCGACAAGCAGGAGCTGCTCTCCGTGCTCTCGGGCGACGAACGCCTGGCCAAGGTCGACGTCGACTTCGCCATGCCCGGGGAGAGCGTGAGGATACTGCCGGTCAAGGACGTTATCGAGCCGAGGTTCAAGATGGATGGCCCCGGAGGGGTCTTCCCGGGAATGATATCCGACGTGGACACGGTGGGCGAGGGCAAGACTCTTGTCCTCACCGGAGCGGCGGTGGTCACCACCGGAAAGATAGTGCGCTTCCAGGAGGGCATAATCGACATGAAGGGGCCGGGGGCGGAGTACACCCCCTATTCCGGCACCTGCAACATTGTCGTCATACTCGAGAACGTGGACGGAATCGATAAGCACGATCACGAAACCGCATGCAGGATAGCCGGGTTGAAGGCGGCCGCCTACCTGGCGGAGAAGTGCCTCGACGCGAAGGTGGATTCGGTCGAGACCTACGAGACACCGCCGCTCAAGGACGCCATGCACGCCCACCCCGGGCTGCCCAAGGTCGCCTATCTCTACATGCTGCAATCGCAGGGGCTTCTGCACGACACCTACGTCTACGGAGTGGACGCCAAGAAGATACTGCCTACTCTGATCAACCCGACGGAGGTCATGGACGGCGCGATAGTGTCCGGAAACTGCGTCTCGGCGTGCGACAAGAACAACACATACTCGCACCAGAACAACCCCATCATCTATAATATGTTCAAGCGCCACGGCAAGGACTTCAACTTCCTCGGCTGCATAATCACCAACGAGAACGTGACACTGGCCGACAAGAAGAGAAGCTCCTCCTACTCGATAAACCTGGCGAAGACCCTGGGAGTCGAGGGACTGCTGATCTCCGAAGAGGGCTTCGGCAACCCGGACGCCGACCTGATCATGAACTGCTGGAAGGCGGAGCGCTCCGGCATCAAGACCACTCTTCTCACCGACGAGTACGCCGGCCAGGACGGAGCGAGCCAGTCGCTCGCCGACTCCTGCCCGGAGGGGGACGCCTGCGTGACGGCGGGGAACGCCAACGAGGTCATAGTTCTGCCTCCGATGGAAAAGGTCATAGGGTTCCCGGAGGAGGCTAACGTGATAGCCGGAGGTTGGCAGGGGTCCCTCGCCGACGACGGCACGATCACGGTCGAGCTCCAGGCGATACTTGGTTCCACTAACGAGCTCGGTTTTACCAAGCTCGGGGCGTACACAATCTGATCCGGTTGCACGAACGACGGGCAACCAAAACAGTCAATAGAGAATAAACCAGGAGGTACGAGAGCATGGGAAAGCTCGCAGGAAAGAAATTGCTTCTCCTCGGTGAAAGAGACGGCGTCCCCGGCCCCGCTATGGAGGCTTGCCTCAAGGATAGCGGAGCGGAGATCACCTTCTCGGTCACCGAGTGCTTCGTATGAACCGCCGCAGGCGCCATGGATCTGCAGAATCAGCAGCGCATCAAAGACGCCGCTGAGAAGTACGGGCCGGAGAATCTGGTCGTCGTCTTGGGATCGTCCGACGCCGAGGGCGCGGAGATCTACGCCGAGACGGTGAGCAACGGAGACCCGACATTTGCAGGTCCATTGGCCGGAGTCCAGTCTGGACTCGCTGTATACCACGTGTTCGAGCAGGAGATTAGGGACGAGTGCGACGCGGCCGCTTGGGAGGAGCAGATCAGCATGATGGAGATGGTGCTCGACCCCGAGAAGCTGGCGGAGTCCGTTAGCGGCATCAGGTCGCAGTTCAGCAAGTTCGCCCTGTAGGAGGGGAGGTCGTCATCGTGTCATACCGGATCATTCACTACATCAACCAGTTTTACGCCGGCATAGGTGGAGAGGAGAAGGCGGACATCGCCCCCGAGATCCGCGAGGGCATTGTCGGGCCCGGGCAGGCGTTCAAGGCCGCGCTCGGCGCCGATGCCGAGATCGTAGCTACAGTGATCTGCGGCGACTCCTACTTCGCATCGAACATGGAGAAGACCGCGGACGAAATTCTGGGTATGATGAAAAAGTACAAGCCCGATGCGGTAATCGCCGGCCCCGCCTTCAACGCGGGCCGCTACGGAACCGCGTGCGGCGCTCTTGGCGAGGCGGTAGTCAAGGAGCTGGGCATACCGGTCGTTTCCGGAATGTACCCGGAGAACCCCGGCGCAGAGATGTACAAGAAGAGCTTCTTCATCGTCGAGACTCCCGACAGCGCCGCCGGGATGAGGAAGGCCGTCCCCGCGATGGCCGCTCTCGTGCTCAAGCTGCTCAAGGGAGAGGAGCTCGGGACCCCGACAGAGGAGGGCTACATCGAGCGAGGCATCAGGAAGAACAAGTTCTACGAGAAGCTCGCCGCCGAGCGGGCGGTCGACATGTTCGTAGCCAAGCTCAAGGGCGAGCCCTTCGTCACCGAGTATCCGATGCCCGTCTTCGACCGGGTTCCACCCAGTCCGGCCATAAAGGACATGAAGGAAGCGGTCATCGCCCTCGTCACGTCGGGCGGCATCTGCCCGGTCGGCAACCCGGACCACATCGAGGCCTCCAGCGCCAGCAAGTTCGGCGAGTACGACATCACCGGCGTGGACGACCTCACGTGCGACGCATACTGCACTGCGCACGGCGGCTACGACGCCACCTACGCGGACCAGGACGCCGACAGAGTGCTTCCGGTCGACGTTCTGCGCGAGATGGAGAGAGAGGGCGTCTTCAAGAAGCTGCACAACAAGTTCTACTCGACGGTAGGCAACGGCACCGCCGTCGCCAGCTCCAAGCGCTTCGCTGTCGAGATAGCCGAGAGGCTCATTGCCGACGGGGTCACCGCCGTGATCCTCACCTCCACCTGAGGCACCTGCACTCGTTGCGGTGCAACGATGGTGAAGGAGATAGAGAGAGCGGGGCTTCCGGTGGTTCACGTGTGCACCATCGTCCCGATATCCCTGACGGTGGGCGCCAACAGGATAGTCCCGGCGGTGGCGATACCCTACCCGCTGGGCGACCCGTCCAGGACCATGGCCGAAGAGAAGGAGATCAGGCGTCACTTGGTGGAGAAGTCCCTAAAGGCGCTTCAGACGGAGATAACGGAACAGACGGTATTCACCGACTGATTCCGTTGCGTATGCGGCCGGGCCACCAGGCCCGGCCGCGCGAGAAAAGTACAAGGAGGTTGGTACGCCATGGCAACAGTAGGTATCAAAGGATACGCCTACTGCCTTAACCACGCCCCCGAGACCGGTCTTCACTACGGGAACACACCTTACGTGGAGAGGATGACGAAGGGAGAGACGGAGTTTTTAAAAGAACTGCCCTCGTTCATGCAGAGCTTCGAGGAGGCCAGGGATTACGCCCCGAACCAGGCCTACATCGGCGGGATCCCCATAGAGAAGCTCGGGGATACCCCGCAGCCCTGGTACGAGAACAGGCTTCCGGATTCCAGCCGTTACGGTGCTTATGGTGAGATCATGCCCGAGGACGAGTTCCTCGGACTGATGGATATATGCGATGTCTTCGACATAATCTGGTTGGAGAAGGGCTTCGCGGCGTCCGTGAGGGAGAAGTTGAAGCAGAGCCCCGTGATGAACGACGCCATCCTCTCGCGGCTGGAGGAGGGACACGACCTCTCCGAGATAGAAAATGAGACGACCAACCGCAAGGCGGTGCCTCTCTTCCACGGAGGGAAGACGGTCGGATGCGTGCGCAACGGGCATGATATAGACGACTGTTTGTTTGCCTACGTCCTGCTTGAGAACCTTGCCAGCAAGACTAGCGCGCTGCTCTCGCTGCTGCACCTGCTGAAGAACACCGGCATGGCCCCGGAGGAGGTCGACTTCATCGTCGAGTGCTCCGAGGAGGCCGCCGGCGACATGAACCAGCGCGGAGGGGGCAACTTCGCCAAGGCGATAGCCGAGATAGCCGGATGCGTGAACGCCAGCGGCTTCGACGTCAGGAGTTTCTGCGCCGGTCCTGTAAACGGCATGATCGCGGCGGCGACCCAGGTCGCCTGCGGTGCCCGGGACAACTGCATCGTAGTCGCCGGAGGGGCTGTGCCGAAACTCTTCATGAATGGCCGGGATCACGTGAAGAAGAAGCTCCCCGCGCTCGAGGACTGTCTGGGAAGCTTCGCCGTCCTGCTGACGCCCGACGATGGCACTCTGCCCGTCATGCGACTCGACGTGCTCGGCAAGCACTCGGTCGGTGCCGGGTCGTCCCCCCAGGCGGTGACGACAGCCCTCATCCTCGAGCCCCTCGAGAAGGCCGGTCTCTCCTTCCTTGACGTTGACAAGTACGCCTCCGAGATGCACATCAACGAGATCACCCTGCCCGCGGGCGCGGGTGACGTCCCGCTGGCCAACATCAAGATTACAGCGGCTCTTGCCGTCACCAAGAAGGCGATAGAGAGGGCCGACATGATGAAGTTCGTGGAGGAGCGCGGGGTCCCCGGAATAGCCCACACCCAGGGGCACATTCCCTCGGGCGTGCCCTTCATAGGTCACGCATGTGACGCGATGAAGGAGGGCAGGATGAAGAGGGCCATGGTCATCGGCAAGGGAAGCCTCTTCCTCGCTCGCCTCACCAACCTCGCCGACGGCGCCTCCTTCCTGATAGAGCCGCCGACCGGTGCGAAGGGCGGGGTGTCGGCCGTCTCAAAGGACGACATCAAGTCCCTTCTCCTCGAGGTCCTGTCCGAGCTTGCGAGCAAGCTCGAATAAGCGGCGGTGACGGAGATGTCGGAGATTAAAACTCTTGTAGGAAAGGCGCTTGCCGATATCGTGGCCGAGGCCCGTTCGGGCGGGCCGAGCGTCCCGGTGGGGCTCATGTCCATGGGCAGCGAGATGGGCGGGGAGGAGCTGGCCCGGGGCGCGACCCAGGCATTGGACGGGGGTTCCCGGGTAGAGGTGGTCATGATAGGCCCCAGGGTCCCCGGCTTCGAGCAGCTCCAATGGATTGAGACCGGGCCGTGCGAGGAGGAGGTCTCCAGCGCGATGGAGAAGGCTCTGTCCGACGGGCGCATCGCGGGAGCGGTGGCTCTTCACTACCCCTTCCCGCTTGGCGTTACGACGATCGGCAGGGTGCTTACCCCCGGAAGGGGCAGACCGATGATAATTGCCTCCTCCACCGGCACGTCCGCCGTGGGCAGGGTGGAGGCGATGGTGCGCAACGCCGTGTACGGAACTGCGGTCGCCAAGGCCCTCGGGATCGCCGATCCCACGGTGGGCATCCTGAACGTCGACGGGGCGCAGATAGTACACAAGGCCCTGGCGAAGATGAAGGAGAAAGGCTACTCGTTCTCCTTCGGGACGAGCGTCAGGAAGGACGGGGGCGCCGTGCTGCGCGGCAACGATCTTCTCGCCGGAGCGGTCGACGTCTGCGTGGCAGACACATTGACGGGCAACGTGCTGATGAAGCTCTTCTCGTCCTTCACCACGGGCGGCTCGTACGAGTCGCTCGGATGGGGGTACGGCCCGTCGGTCGGCGAGGGGTGGAGCAAGGTCATATCCATCATCTCGCGCGCCTCGGGTGCGCCGGTGATAGCGGGCGCGCTCGAGTACACCGCCAAGGTCGTCGCGGGTGGCCTTCCGGAGAAGGTCGCGTCCGAGCTGAAGGCTGCGAAGAGGGCCGGGATGCTGGATATAATCGATTCGCTGACGCCGAAGGCTGTCGCCTCCGAGGAGGTGGAAGCGCCTCCCGCAGAGCCCACGGACGACGAGATCGGCGGTATCGACGTGCTGTCGATCGAGGACGGGGTCAAGGCCCTGTGGAAGGAGGACATATACGCGGAGTCCTCCATGGGCTGCACCGGCCCTGTCATCAAGGTCGCGGCAAAAAACCTTGAGAAGGCCGAGGCGATCCTGAAAAAGGGCGGCTATATCTGATGATAATGAGGGATTGAGGGCGCCATTGTTGTCCTGTTTTACCGATTGTTGTGGTATACTCCATTCCGGACGCGGGCGTTTCTCTTTATAGAATTCCTTGAGGGGGGTGGTCGATGAAGACCTGCCGGCTTTAGGGCGCGGATACGTTCCGCGGTCGATCCAGTGAAACCCCTTGCTTTTCAAGGGGCGGAAATGCTTTCACTTAGCTCTTTCTATTTAACAAAGGGGGAATTGACAGCATGGAAAAGATCATGGAGATCAACAGTTTTGTCAACGGTATTGTTTGGGGGCCCTGGATGTTGGCCCTGCTGGTCGGGACCGGCGTCTATCTCACCGTCATTCTCGGCTTTCCGCAGCTTCGCTACTTCTTCCTCAGCTTCAAGGAGATCTTTGGTAACCTAGGCAAGAGGAAGGAGGGAGAGGGCGCCATATCATCCTTTGCGGCCCTGTCCACCGCCATGGCGTCCACGATCGGCACCGGCAACAT
Coding sequences:
- a CDS encoding beta-aspartyl-peptidase, with protein sequence MKLELHRVKVNRLAWGDRTFAENGVLTVDKQELLSVLSGDERLAKVDVDFAMPGESVRILPVKDVIEPRFKMDGPGGVFPGMISDVDTVGEGKTLVLTGAAVVTTGKIVRFQEGIIDMKGPGAEYTPYSGTCNIVVILENVDGIDKHDHETACRIAGLKAAAYLAEKCLDAKVDSVETYETPPLKDAMHAHPGLPKVAYLYMLQSQGLLHDTYVYGVDAKKILPTLINPTEVMDGAIVSGNCVSACDKNNTYSHQNNPIIYNMFKRHGKDFNFLGCIITNENVTLADKKRSSSYSINLAKTLGVEGLLISEEGFGNPDADLIMNCWKAERSGIKTTLLTDEYAGQDGASQSLADSCPEGDACVTAGNANEVIVLPPMEKVIGFPEEANVIAGGWQGSLADDGTITVELQAILGSTNELGFTKLGAYTI
- a CDS encoding GrdX protein; the encoded protein is MACRSVLVTNNPFLKNRSSACDFIDGSSLDVLRRTRDLVHMGWVLLTHPLYGNLRPHQHPYRSVLLEGPRGGAASTDQLSLEYIENAIAVFSAPSARIMRPEDAPPDVRGDFALIDAELMKESLSRYGIV
- a CDS encoding thioredoxin, which gives rise to MVELTKENFDAEVKESALPVLVDFWGPKCGPCMALLPNVKEMAKEYEGKVKFCSVDISGNRRVAIANKVMGLPAFLFWKGGEEVARISGGEVTLEKIKENVEGLLK
- the grdB gene encoding glycine reductase complex selenoprotein B — protein: MVSYRIIHYINQFYAGIGGEEKADIAPEIREGIVGPGQAFKAALGADAEIVATVICGDSYFASNMEKTADEILGMMKKYKPDAVIAGPAFNAGRYGTACGALGEAVVKELGIPVVSGMYPENPGAEMYKKSFFIVETPDSAAGMRKAVPAMAALVLKLLKGEELGTPTEEGYIERGIRKNKFYEKLAAERAVDMFVAKLKGEPFVTEYPMPVFDRVPPSPAIKDMKEAVIALVTSGGICPVGNPDHIEASSASKFGEYDITGVDDLTCDAYCTAHGGYDATYADQDADRVLPVDVLREMEREGVFKKLHNKFYSTVGNGTAVASSKRFAVEIAERLIADGVTAVILTSTUGTCTRCGATMVKEIERAGLPVVHVCTIVPISLTVGANRIVPAVAIPYPLGDPSRTMAEEKEIRRHLVEKSLKALQTEITEQTVFTD
- a CDS encoding glycine/sarcosine/betaine reductase complex selenoprotein A translates to MGKLAGKKLLLLGERDGVPGPAMEACLKDSGAEITFSVTECFVUTAAGAMDLQNQQRIKDAAEKYGPENLVVVLGSSDAEGAEIYAETVSNGDPTFAGPLAGVQSGLAVYHVFEQEIRDECDAAAWEEQISMMEMVLDPEKLAESVSGIRSQFSKFAL
- a CDS encoding glycine reductase, coding for MSEIKTLVGKALADIVAEARSGGPSVPVGLMSMGSEMGGEELARGATQALDGGSRVEVVMIGPRVPGFEQLQWIETGPCEEEVSSAMEKALSDGRIAGAVALHYPFPLGVTTIGRVLTPGRGRPMIIASSTGTSAVGRVEAMVRNAVYGTAVAKALGIADPTVGILNVDGAQIVHKALAKMKEKGYSFSFGTSVRKDGGAVLRGNDLLAGAVDVCVADTLTGNVLMKLFSSFTTGGSYESLGWGYGPSVGEGWSKVISIISRASGAPVIAGALEYTAKVVAGGLPEKVASELKAAKRAGMLDIIDSLTPKAVASEEVEAPPAEPTDDEIGGIDVLSIEDGVKALWKEDIYAESSMGCTGPVIKVAAKNLEKAEAILKKGGYI
- a CDS encoding glycine reductase; the protein is MATVGIKGYAYCLNHAPETGLHYGNTPYVERMTKGETEFLKELPSFMQSFEEARDYAPNQAYIGGIPIEKLGDTPQPWYENRLPDSSRYGAYGEIMPEDEFLGLMDICDVFDIIWLEKGFAASVREKLKQSPVMNDAILSRLEEGHDLSEIENETTNRKAVPLFHGGKTVGCVRNGHDIDDCLFAYVLLENLASKTSALLSLLHLLKNTGMAPEEVDFIVECSEEAAGDMNQRGGGNFAKAIAEIAGCVNASGFDVRSFCAGPVNGMIAAATQVACGARDNCIVVAGGAVPKLFMNGRDHVKKKLPALEDCLGSFAVLLTPDDGTLPVMRLDVLGKHSVGAGSSPQAVTTALILEPLEKAGLSFLDVDKYASEMHINEITLPAGAGDVPLANIKITAALAVTKKAIERADMMKFVEERGVPGIAHTQGHIPSGVPFIGHACDAMKEGRMKRAMVIGKGSLFLARLTNLADGASFLIEPPTGAKGGVSAVSKDDIKSLLLEVLSELASKLE